The window CCCCGGCTGCGCCCGGGGGATCTGGTGCTTACCCTTGGGGCCGGCGACGTCTGGAAGATCGCCGACCGGCTGGTGGCAGCCCTTCAGGCGGCTCGGCCTTACGGGGAGGGAGGCCACGAAGCAGGCGAGCCCGCCCTCGCCGTCCCCCCGCCGGCAGCCGCGCCGGAGGCCCGGTAACCCGCCCGTGGCGACCACGACCCAGGAGCTGGCCGGAATCCTGCGCGCCTTCTGCCGCGAGGTCAGGGAGCAGGAGCGGCTCAGCAGGCACGTCAGCTTCCGCATCGGCGGGCCGGCCGACATCCTCCTCATCCCCCGTTCGGTAGAGGAGCTGCGCAGGGTGGCCGGCTACCTCTTCGCGGAGCGGATTCCGTTCCTCGTCCTGGGCGCCGGCAGCAATGTCCTGATCTCCGACCGGGGCATCCGCGGCGTCGTGGTCAAGGTCGGCAAGGGATTGGATCGGGCGACGTTCAGCGGCCGACGGGTCGTCGCCGAAGCGGGGGTGGGGCTTCCCCACCTCGCCCGCGAGGCCGCCGCCCGCGGCCTCGCGGGGCTGGAGTTCGCCGCCGGTATCCCGGGATCGATGGGCGGCGCTGTGGTCATGAACGCCGGCGCCCACGGCCACGCCATGGAGGAGGTGGTCCGCGCGGTGCGGGTCATCACGCCCGAAGGCGAGCGCGTGCTGGATCCCCCCCTGCTGGAGTACGCCTATCGGTCCAGCGCGTTGCAGCGGGGACCGGCCGTCGTCCTTGAGGCCACCCTGGAGCTGGAGCCGAGTACGCCGGAGGCGGTGCGGGCCCGCACCGAGGAGTGGCTGCGCCGGCGCGGAGAAACCCAGCCCATCGGTCCGCCCAGCTCGGGATGCGTGTTCCGCAATCCTCCCGGGGATCACGCCGGCA is drawn from Armatimonadota bacterium and contains these coding sequences:
- the murB gene encoding UDP-N-acetylmuramate dehydrogenase yields the protein MATTTQELAGILRAFCREVREQERLSRHVSFRIGGPADILLIPRSVEELRRVAGYLFAERIPFLVLGAGSNVLISDRGIRGVVVKVGKGLDRATFSGRRVVAEAGVGLPHLAREAAARGLAGLEFAAGIPGSMGGAVVMNAGAHGHAMEEVVRAVRVITPEGERVLDPPLLEYAYRSSALQRGPAVVLEATLELEPSTPEAVRARTEEWLRRRGETQPIGPPSSGCVFRNPPGDHAGRLIDAAGAKGLTVGGARVSEIHANYILNTGSATAADVLALMDKVSRAVMEKFGVALEPEIKLLGEF